One stretch of Roseibium sp. HPY-6 DNA includes these proteins:
- a CDS encoding TetR/AcrR family transcriptional regulator: MNDAQKQIAAGLEQVFWSRGFAEPSVPELRAGVGVSMRTLYRHFPSREAMILGALEYRHQRYQKYVREGVSEPGLAAAEQLFDKLGGWMRVTQGKECFFRQALAANPDSTEIKATVNRHKGELLEFFGVLSGQEQFGSTLYLLHEGVTACYAEMGETAVDDAKKQVRLMFKAASESRYS; the protein is encoded by the coding sequence ATGAATGACGCACAGAAACAAATAGCTGCCGGGCTGGAGCAGGTGTTCTGGAGCCGCGGATTTGCAGAGCCTAGCGTTCCCGAACTCCGTGCAGGCGTCGGCGTCAGCATGCGCACGCTCTACCGCCATTTCCCGTCTCGTGAGGCGATGATCCTCGGTGCCCTGGAATACAGGCATCAAAGATATCAGAAATATGTGCGCGAAGGCGTTTCAGAACCGGGTTTGGCTGCCGCGGAGCAGCTCTTCGACAAGCTCGGCGGCTGGATGAGAGTGACGCAGGGCAAAGAGTGTTTCTTCCGCCAGGCGCTTGCTGCAAACCCGGACAGCACCGAGATCAAGGCGACAGTAAACCGCCACAAAGGTGAGCTGCTTGAGTTTTTCGGCGTCTTGAGCGGACAGGAACAGTTCGGCTCAACACTCTATCTGCTTCATGAGGGCGTCACCGCCTGCTACGCCGAAATGGGCGAGACGGCAGTGGACGATGCCAAGAAGCAGGTGCGGTTGATGTTCAAGGCGGCGAGCGAAAGCCGCTACTCCTGA
- a CDS encoding Glu/Leu/Phe/Val dehydrogenase dimerization domain-containing protein, translated as MNALHTSVHHSAVFDHPEMGEHENVVFAKDKESGLNAIIAVHDTTLGPALGGCRVWPYENPADALTDALRLSRGMTYKNALAGLDLGGGKAVIMACPRKDKSNQMMEAFGRHVERLSGTYITAEDVGVSPDDMEAVARHTDHVRGTSATGLGDPSPYTALGVFEGIKASAHHVFGTSDLEGKTVSVQGLGHVGFDVARQLHEAGAKLIVSDIHSPAVVRALDEFGATAVDASEAHLAAADIFVPCALGAGLNARTIPQIQARVVAGAANNQLQTPADGVALKQRGILYAPDYAINAGGVISIALAQPGGSDTRVREKTLAIGDTLTLIFERASREGTTPEAIADKMAEERLAKSGQSS; from the coding sequence ATGAATGCCTTGCACACATCTGTTCACCACAGTGCCGTTTTCGACCACCCGGAGATGGGCGAACATGAGAATGTCGTTTTCGCCAAAGACAAGGAAAGTGGCCTGAACGCCATCATCGCCGTCCATGACACAACCTTGGGACCGGCCCTTGGGGGTTGCCGCGTATGGCCCTACGAAAATCCGGCAGACGCGCTGACAGATGCCTTACGTCTCTCCAGGGGAATGACCTACAAAAACGCTTTGGCGGGTCTTGATCTTGGCGGCGGCAAGGCGGTCATCATGGCATGTCCTCGCAAGGACAAGTCCAACCAGATGATGGAGGCCTTTGGCCGACACGTCGAAAGGCTTTCGGGCACATACATCACTGCGGAAGATGTCGGCGTTTCACCGGATGATATGGAAGCGGTCGCCCGGCATACGGATCACGTGCGCGGAACAAGTGCCACTGGGCTTGGCGACCCGTCTCCCTACACCGCGCTTGGCGTTTTTGAAGGCATCAAGGCGTCAGCGCATCATGTCTTCGGCACCAGCGATCTGGAAGGCAAAACCGTATCCGTACAGGGTCTGGGTCATGTGGGTTTCGATGTTGCCCGGCAATTGCATGAGGCCGGGGCAAAGCTCATCGTTTCCGACATACACAGTCCGGCGGTCGTCCGCGCTCTCGATGAGTTCGGCGCGACTGCAGTCGACGCCTCGGAAGCGCATCTCGCCGCGGCAGATATTTTCGTACCCTGTGCGCTCGGAGCCGGATTGAACGCGCGTACGATCCCGCAAATCCAGGCCCGTGTCGTTGCCGGCGCTGCAAACAACCAGCTGCAGACGCCTGCAGACGGCGTCGCCCTCAAGCAACGGGGAATTCTTTACGCCCCCGACTACGCGATCAATGCCGGTGGCGTGATCTCCATCGCTTTGGCGCAACCGGGTGGCAGCGACACCCGCGTCCGGGAAAAGACGCTGGCAATCGGCGATACGCTGACGCTTATCTTTGAAAGGGCCTCCAGAGAAGGAACCACCCCGGAAGCGATTGCCGACAAAATGGCCGAAGAACGCCTCGCAAAATCGGGCCAATCCAGCTGA
- a CDS encoding DUF1007 family protein, whose translation MRCFSSILPEAAYSFVTRATGALILLVAMIAAALAHPHVFVEARSKLIFDDQGQAVAVKHVFRFDDAFTAFAIQGFDTNQDGIYSREELAELAKVNVESMADYGYFTFGDNTRVELDFTAPTEFWLEVTNVQIEDYWVMKPEDFEAIEEDIKVNGGSMIENVDLLELHFVLPLKDSTDASAPITLDIYDPTYYVDFRFGREDDAVGTVNAPGTCQVTRKEPPPLDAATAYALAQIGPEQRDLPPELQSAAATQVNQMIINCASAESSLAVPPVVEQADNQDGSGGAPVETASAVELPGDAASGGTERAQEVAASTQVAVIEAPAASTVQAGILDQVFGTIALKQKEFYQKLVASLRAFRSNPNAGWLLIGLSFAYGVFHAAGPGHGKAIITSYVVANDETLKKGIILSFASAFAQALTAIVLVGGLAVVFNLTSIAIQDTARWFEIGSYVLITGLGGWLLWQKAVRPLVVNIADRLAGDRLALAGADARSHNHHGHHHHGHHHHFGPDGICTSCGHAHAPTPDMIQGEITMARAASIIFAVGLRPCTGALVVLVFALSQGMIAAGIASTLAMAVGTGITVSLLAGLAVGAKDLAVRLFGDGSPMSVRIHRSIEILGAAIVFLLGVTLLIATLGWG comes from the coding sequence TTGCGTTGTTTTTCCTCCATTCTGCCGGAGGCCGCATATTCTTTCGTAACGCGCGCGACAGGTGCATTAATCCTGCTTGTCGCAATGATTGCCGCTGCGCTGGCGCATCCACACGTGTTTGTGGAAGCGCGCTCGAAGCTGATATTCGACGATCAGGGACAGGCTGTCGCCGTCAAGCATGTCTTCCGCTTCGATGACGCCTTCACGGCGTTTGCGATCCAGGGATTCGATACAAACCAGGACGGCATCTATTCCCGGGAAGAGCTTGCCGAGCTCGCCAAGGTCAATGTCGAGAGCATGGCCGATTACGGCTATTTCACCTTTGGCGACAACACGCGTGTCGAACTCGATTTTACGGCTCCGACCGAATTCTGGCTGGAAGTAACCAACGTCCAGATTGAAGACTACTGGGTCATGAAGCCGGAAGACTTCGAGGCCATTGAGGAAGACATCAAGGTCAATGGTGGGTCGATGATTGAAAACGTCGATCTGTTGGAGCTGCATTTTGTGCTGCCGCTAAAAGACAGTACCGATGCAAGTGCGCCCATAACGCTCGATATCTATGATCCGACCTATTATGTCGATTTCAGGTTCGGCCGGGAAGACGACGCAGTCGGGACCGTCAATGCGCCGGGTACATGCCAGGTCACGCGCAAGGAACCGCCACCTCTGGACGCGGCGACGGCTTATGCGCTTGCGCAGATCGGGCCAGAGCAACGGGATTTGCCACCGGAGCTGCAGTCAGCCGCTGCGACCCAAGTCAACCAGATGATCATCAATTGCGCGAGCGCAGAAAGCTCCCTTGCCGTGCCGCCGGTCGTCGAGCAGGCTGACAATCAGGATGGATCCGGCGGGGCTCCTGTCGAGACGGCGAGTGCGGTGGAGTTGCCAGGCGATGCAGCGTCGGGTGGCACAGAGCGTGCACAGGAGGTCGCCGCGTCGACACAGGTTGCCGTCATCGAAGCGCCTGCGGCATCGACCGTCCAGGCGGGAATTCTGGATCAGGTGTTCGGTACGATCGCGTTGAAGCAGAAGGAATTTTACCAGAAGCTCGTCGCCAGCCTTCGTGCATTTCGCAGCAATCCGAATGCGGGTTGGCTTTTGATCGGATTGTCTTTCGCCTATGGGGTGTTTCACGCCGCCGGGCCGGGCCACGGAAAGGCGATCATCACGTCTTACGTCGTTGCCAATGATGAAACACTGAAGAAGGGCATCATACTGTCGTTCGCTTCGGCTTTTGCGCAAGCCCTGACCGCCATCGTTCTGGTTGGTGGGCTTGCTGTGGTCTTCAACCTGACCAGCATTGCCATTCAGGATACAGCCCGCTGGTTTGAGATCGGGTCCTATGTGCTGATAACCGGCCTCGGTGGGTGGCTGCTTTGGCAAAAAGCGGTGCGGCCGCTTGTTGTGAACATCGCAGATCGCTTGGCGGGCGATCGTCTCGCGTTAGCTGGCGCAGACGCGCGCAGTCATAATCACCACGGACATCACCACCACGGACACCATCATCATTTTGGACCGGATGGCATTTGTACGTCCTGCGGGCACGCACATGCACCAACCCCTGACATGATCCAGGGGGAGATCACCATGGCGCGCGCAGCATCGATCATTTTTGCGGTTGGCCTGCGCCCGTGCACCGGCGCGCTGGTGGTGTTGGTCTTTGCGTTGTCACAGGGGATGATTGCGGCAGGGATCGCTTCCACACTGGCAATGGCAGTTGGCACCGGCATCACTGTTTCCCTTCTTGCCGGACTTGCGGTTGGCGCAAAGGATCTTGCCGTGAGGCTGTTTGGCGACGGTAGTCCCATGTCCGTGCGCATTCACCGCTCTATCGAGATCCTTGGTGCGGCGATCGTGTTCCTGCTCGGTGTCACCTTGCTGATTGCCACACTCGGCTGGGGATAG